The Vitis vinifera cultivar Pinot Noir 40024 chromosome 12, ASM3070453v1 genome has a segment encoding these proteins:
- the LOC104880931 gene encoding uncharacterized protein LOC104880931 isoform X2 — MSTQAWMEIEWTQQSKCIKCGEGGEVLVCSDRVCRLAVHEKCMNCSAAFDDMGDFYCPYCWYRCAIAKSNEARKRAMSSKKALSTFLDTKALCGNQQKEKTKSSNGKKPPSTSERSCNENEYRLDYDEVYNQSVQAEKDQQDGFALDFEQHQIVAQHQWHMKSSVDDGDGNLYSREEGTTSADGSFQGFVANQKFDGVKQLAAVKVREMIQEEHSREVGDCQDEGVAEDQQEAEPLNDCHLEEETTLDGDFSVLTKGKKVDAKMTEENLGRREEEEQMQPQAQETTTAIPGGDPASLVHEKVNIGFRIIDSCRGARTLLTHQRHVGQRAKNKMVSQNVDSQKKSSPDLHNNAEKNAGDGTKEVIVSSKSIQPRGPSKQLTNQIFPNERRKKLLWKTDEEEMLKEGVQKFSATGDKNLPWRKILEFGRHVFDGTRTPVDLKDKWRKMLAKES, encoded by the exons ATGTCTACTCAAGCTTGGATGGAAATAGAATGGACACAGCAAAGCAAGTGTATAAAGTGTGGTGAAGGTGGAGAGGTTTTGGTTTGTAGTGATCGAGTCTGCCGGTTAGCTGTCCATGAGAAGTGTATGAACTGTTCTGCTGCATTTGATGATATGGGAGATTTCTATTGCCCCTATTGCTGGTATAGGTGTGCAATAGCAAAGTCTAATGAAGCGAGGAAAAGAGCCATGTCCTCAAAGAAAGCTCTATCAACTTTCTTAGACACAAAAGCATTATGTGGCAACCAACAGAAGGAAAAAACTAAGAGTAGCAATGGGAAAAAACCTCCATCTACAAGTGAAAGAAGTTGCAATGAGAATGAGTATAGGTTGGATTATGATGAAGTTTATAATCAGTCTGTACAAGCAGAGAAAGATCAACAAGATGGGTTTGCTCTTGATTTTGAGCAGCATCAGATAGTGGCTCAACATCAATGGCACATGAAGTCCTCTGTTGATGACGGTGATGGCAATTTATATAGTAGAGAAGAAGGGACAACATCAGCTGATGGGTCATTTCAGGGGTTTGTAGCAAACCAAAAATTTGATGGGGTGAAGCAATTGGCAGCTGTAAAAGTAAGAGAGATGATACAAGAAGAGCATTCTAGAGAAGTTGGTGACTGCCAAGATGAGGGAGTTGCTGAAGATCAACAGGAAGCAGAACCTTTGAATGATTGTCACTTGGAAGAAGAAACAACTTTAGATGGTGATTTTAGTGTCTTAACCAAAGGAAAGAAAGTTGATGCAAAGATGACTGAAGAGAATCTTGGCAGAAGAGAGGAAGAAGAACAGATGCAGCCACAAGCACAAGAAACTACCACTGCCATACCCGGAGGAGATCCCGCATCACTGGTGCATGAAAAAGTTAATATTGGGTTTCGAATAATAGATTCATGCAGAGGTGCTAGAACTTTGTTAACACATCAGAGGCATGTTGGACAAAGAGCTAAAAACAAAATGGTGTCTCAAAATGTTGATTCACAAAAGAAATCATCTCCTGATCTACATAATAATGCAGAGAAGAATGCTGGAGACGGGACTAAGGAAGTTATTGTCTCTAGCAAGTCAATACAACCTCGAGGGCCTTCTAAGCAGTT AACAAACCAAATATTTCCAAATGAGAGGCGAAAGAAACTACTATGGAAAACTGATGAGGAAGAAATGTTAAAG GAAGGAGTGCAGAAATTCTCAGCTACTGGAGACAAAAATCTTCCTTGGaggaaaattttggaatttggaCGACATGTATTTGATGGGACTCGAACCCCAGTGGACCTTAAGGATAAATGGAGGAAAATGCTGGCCAAAGAATCCTGA
- the LOC104880931 gene encoding uncharacterized protein LOC104880931 isoform X1 yields MKRKARAARVWTSTIPPKPSTLAIPLHNLPCSSEISPGCSQGNARPECANDNSLHSSLLETSSHYNGEQAHQLAPNSSGETIVGTKQSGASGSWDMSTQAWMEIEWTQQSKCIKCGEGGEVLVCSDRVCRLAVHEKCMNCSAAFDDMGDFYCPYCWYRCAIAKSNEARKRAMSSKKALSTFLDTKALCGNQQKEKTKSSNGKKPPSTSERSCNENEYRLDYDEVYNQSVQAEKDQQDGFALDFEQHQIVAQHQWHMKSSVDDGDGNLYSREEGTTSADGSFQGFVANQKFDGVKQLAAVKVREMIQEEHSREVGDCQDEGVAEDQQEAEPLNDCHLEEETTLDGDFSVLTKGKKVDAKMTEENLGRREEEEQMQPQAQETTTAIPGGDPASLVHEKVNIGFRIIDSCRGARTLLTHQRHVGQRAKNKMVSQNVDSQKKSSPDLHNNAEKNAGDGTKEVIVSSKSIQPRGPSKQLTNQIFPNERRKKLLWKTDEEEMLKEGVQKFSATGDKNLPWRKILEFGRHVFDGTRTPVDLKDKWRKMLAKES; encoded by the exons ATGAAAAGGAAAGCCAGGGCTGCCAGGGTTTGGACTTCTACAATTCCTCCGAAACCCTCCACACTCGCGATTCCTCTCCACAATCTG CCCTGCTCCTCTGAAATTAGTCCCGGCTGCTCCCAAGGCAATGCTCGGCCTGAGTGTGCCAATGACAATAGCCTGCATAGCAGTCTGCTTGAAACATCAAGTCACTACAATGGTGAACAAGCTCACCAGTTAGCTCCTAATTCAAGTGGTGAGACTATTGTGGGCACAAAACAGTCAGGTGCTTCAGGCTCTTGGGACATGTCTACTCAAGCTTGGATGGAAATAGAATGGACACAGCAAAGCAAGTGTATAAAGTGTGGTGAAGGTGGAGAGGTTTTGGTTTGTAGTGATCGAGTCTGCCGGTTAGCTGTCCATGAGAAGTGTATGAACTGTTCTGCTGCATTTGATGATATGGGAGATTTCTATTGCCCCTATTGCTGGTATAGGTGTGCAATAGCAAAGTCTAATGAAGCGAGGAAAAGAGCCATGTCCTCAAAGAAAGCTCTATCAACTTTCTTAGACACAAAAGCATTATGTGGCAACCAACAGAAGGAAAAAACTAAGAGTAGCAATGGGAAAAAACCTCCATCTACAAGTGAAAGAAGTTGCAATGAGAATGAGTATAGGTTGGATTATGATGAAGTTTATAATCAGTCTGTACAAGCAGAGAAAGATCAACAAGATGGGTTTGCTCTTGATTTTGAGCAGCATCAGATAGTGGCTCAACATCAATGGCACATGAAGTCCTCTGTTGATGACGGTGATGGCAATTTATATAGTAGAGAAGAAGGGACAACATCAGCTGATGGGTCATTTCAGGGGTTTGTAGCAAACCAAAAATTTGATGGGGTGAAGCAATTGGCAGCTGTAAAAGTAAGAGAGATGATACAAGAAGAGCATTCTAGAGAAGTTGGTGACTGCCAAGATGAGGGAGTTGCTGAAGATCAACAGGAAGCAGAACCTTTGAATGATTGTCACTTGGAAGAAGAAACAACTTTAGATGGTGATTTTAGTGTCTTAACCAAAGGAAAGAAAGTTGATGCAAAGATGACTGAAGAGAATCTTGGCAGAAGAGAGGAAGAAGAACAGATGCAGCCACAAGCACAAGAAACTACCACTGCCATACCCGGAGGAGATCCCGCATCACTGGTGCATGAAAAAGTTAATATTGGGTTTCGAATAATAGATTCATGCAGAGGTGCTAGAACTTTGTTAACACATCAGAGGCATGTTGGACAAAGAGCTAAAAACAAAATGGTGTCTCAAAATGTTGATTCACAAAAGAAATCATCTCCTGATCTACATAATAATGCAGAGAAGAATGCTGGAGACGGGACTAAGGAAGTTATTGTCTCTAGCAAGTCAATACAACCTCGAGGGCCTTCTAAGCAGTT AACAAACCAAATATTTCCAAATGAGAGGCGAAAGAAACTACTATGGAAAACTGATGAGGAAGAAATGTTAAAG GAAGGAGTGCAGAAATTCTCAGCTACTGGAGACAAAAATCTTCCTTGGaggaaaattttggaatttggaCGACATGTATTTGATGGGACTCGAACCCCAGTGGACCTTAAGGATAAATGGAGGAAAATGCTGGCCAAAGAATCCTGA